Proteins encoded in a region of the Oryctolagus cuniculus chromosome 10, mOryCun1.1, whole genome shotgun sequence genome:
- the RNF152 gene encoding E3 ubiquitin-protein ligase RNF152 produces MLAACELPGHLAGHWDDAGRWPLRPSSFLCAGRCLPAMETLSQDSLLECQICFNYYSPRRRPKLLDCKHTCCSVCLQQMRTSQKDVRCPWCRGITKLPPGFSVSQLPDDPEVLAVIAIPHTSEHTPVFIKLPSNGCYMLPLPISKERALLPGDMGCRLLPGGQQKSVTVVTIPAEQQPLQAAAAPEAAEEEPDRRGVVKSSTWSGVCTVILVACVLVFLLGIVLHNMSCISKRFTVISCG; encoded by the coding sequence ATGCTGGCTGCCTGTGAGCTCCCTGGCCACCTCGCCGGGCACTGGGACGACGCAGGGCGGTGGCCTCTGAGACCCAGCTCCTTTCTGTGCGCGGGGCGCTGTCTGCCGGCCATGGAGACGCTGTCGCAGGACTCCTTGCTGGAATGTCAGATCTGCTTCAACTACTACAGCCCGCGGCGGCGGCCCAAGCTGCTGGACTGCAAGCACACGTGCTGCTCGGTGTGCCTCCAGCAGATGAGGACGAGCCAGAAGGATGTGAGGTGCCCCTGGTGCCGGGGCATCACCAAGCTGCCCCCGGGCTTCTCCGTGTCGCAGCTCCCCGATGACCCCGAGGTGCTGGCCGTCATCGCCATCCCGCACACTTCGGAGCACACCCCGGTCTTCATCAAACTTCCCAGCAATGGGTGCTACATGCTGCCGCTGCCCATCTCCAAGGAGCGCGCTCTGCTGCCCGGAGACATGGGCTGCCGCCTGCTGCCCGGCGGCCAGCAGAAGTCCGTCACCGTGGTGACCATCCCCGCTGAGCAGCAGCCCCTGCAGGCGGCCGCCGCCCCGGAGGCGGCCGAGGAGGAGCCGGACCGGCGGGGCGTGGTGAAGAGCTCCACGTGGTCGGGAGTGTGCACTGTCATCCTGGTGGCCTGCGTCCTGGTCTTCCTCCTGGGCATCGTACTGCACAACATGTCTTGTATTTCTAAGCGCTTCACCGTGATCTCCTGCGGCTGA